From a single Plasmodium coatneyi strain Hackeri chromosome 4, complete sequence genomic region:
- a CDS encoding Signal recognition particle subunit SRP14, whose translation MVLLSNAAFIEELNKLCGVVDEKKKTSIWITMKKVKRNTLKNVIAKKENSDKKNKRTNKDDKQSNKKYFCLVRATDGKKKKISTHVYDNVINFSQELSSIMRS comes from the exons ATGGTCCTACTAAGCAACGCTGCGTTCATTGAAGAGCTGAACAAACTATGTGGAGTGGTGgacgagaagaaaaaaacgtcCATTTGGATTACCATGAAAAAAG TCAAAAGAAACACCCTGAAGAACGTCATcgccaaaaaggaaaactcggacaagaaaaataaaaggaccAACAAGGATGATAAACAGAGCAACAAAAAATACTTCTGCTTGGTTAGGGCCACcgatgggaagaaaaaaaaaatttcaacacACGTATACGATAATgtcattaatttttcccaaGAGCTGAGTAGCATCATGCGTAGTTAG